A portion of the Sabethes cyaneus chromosome 3, idSabCyanKW18_F2, whole genome shotgun sequence genome contains these proteins:
- the LOC128741161 gene encoding GTPase-activating protein CdGAPr isoform X3, whose product MMSNTSKHYQFGAGSASTSQSESASATTAGIIIKMSEKQRTVSDSESEINYDMFNSSVTTSEYGGSVMNTSQISNASSDSTHIKSANLTRSQNLGGSCRFPKLEECAHFHYERVQLGKLTVRLVTDERNDSQLGPQSGQSSLLASTDLSSSQTTAVVRNIWFIIRITAGRSDSFMIKRSFENMRFLDEMLHRCVYDRRVSELENLKEMDVSEKPDEELEALVGAYLNRLSVIASDAMTCGPVLTWLQIDNKGRRLPVADEQTMKCINTPAVGAAYGVRRYVAQACDEISIEVGDMISVIDMPSPAESIWWRGKKSHLQKNQYEVGFFPQSCVATIGDKVPRHMPFPAPLVGSLAVSPTKPVLRKHGKLIAFFRSFILSRPSRRRLKQSGIYKERVFSCDLGEHLLNSGQDIPMVLKCCAEFIEEYGIVDGIYRLSGITSNIQKLRRAFDEERIPDLTHPEIKQDIHAVSSLLKMYFRELPNPLCTYQLYDHFVDAIQTRPDASTDLKLRLIRQTVQKLPPPHYRTLKYLATHLYKISRHSANTGMTERNIAIVWAPNLLRSPALETGGVAALRGVGVQAVVTEYLISNCEQIFDDNADDFGSHYVESQPNSLSDSNSIQNHGGLEQDLSLSMERPKSLSVGGAKLLSLEEARIRKNCMENSEKTIPINITNPSTHIGSYIEVGGGPSSLPDKYHTVLPVPSWNKRKSHSSWKSIFTRQPRQSNSNQDIKEYSNASTPTSKNPPVIIANGRTPDEERMKPDQNGCIKESNSGLLQDKMTKSVDLYDGKSLTIESCARSSSVDSLRTAGHSRSVSHDSYFDLLQSPLRGGAVTCPSRELSELGLNFDREEPEMRIFSESESLVSSPKVAKEQSVRRTLRARPEEYTSGGNSVNPSPKKQPRLNIQSPTETSKQQQWMVASANTDESLCKRYKLEDQLSDIQYIDCNTPEHNVSSAGSSLNNNTIFTSAQVHRSPLPEDSDGENEPVGMRNSYPGPQYSYVKYDSPIKETRFSYPGSSAKNRGPSTKDAQAMNVDEQQHQEQQQQQQHQQHAVQKNGSSLYESFILCSQAAKPPQYPGRYSYYQANSGSGSTSGDNGTIGSNSGEGSRACDDLQVVPRSCSENVLRKSDTQKSKLSVMTPQSPIQSPCYSLLLGSTSSDNSSNLNTPIYDMDISRVLGQQQQQLLSQSLDKTKDETETRDIKALKRELSLDLSEAGIKLSGGNHLSAKKTSSPNTPSNFASDNTNTNTTTTTTSQSMTPSEFCYQNLNPDLSPGELVTFAPKMAPNKPGTPIKATINITYNVRSPIRKEQEDSIFRSPAYSTGSATPTSPKNVPQSKVVEDLPDEDEYQRERRSIYENVLVTPLDSPSQQAGKEAAAAKRLLETNFDETMVYEQVKFYKNAVSEVNHLLGEQEGDTKEPCDVETSSRLVDLSINEEEVKVPEQDEFEEKSKVKLKIKEDEDEEEEEEDDEENTDGINNNKQDAISRLGTDSSHSEMKEKIDFILTSKSEEESDDVPMSDVNEDSLEFDNTDVSLYENVELRKKPFAPVYENMRPGPVTPTCSTLKSTTDDEFSSLCADRSDMDNEMEYRIEIPPKIELKPSTNNVNVKQLAIKFETSPVDANPPFDFQQQSRLNNNRGNAGPVVTIRNKSAKDYQNLTNITRSLDENAFIREFGSARKLESFNKSIQQIPEIDNILNENNPNRRKSLDFTRPKSLNPPKKLPSLVGEGIENVNDGSGAGATSPHDCCRQQQQQQSQKCSPPSDLKLDLSTKIEDTKEARAYNVRITPTTENRISLVQYNYDNRLNRRDSQQLLQQDEDRNSITSLSSLKMLGSCKLDRSRIEKIKEERRHQLSEKYRSESFKGERISADYGRLKSKSKSELRDFNGDCDTTVDSSKKYDSLRFRSKSRVELSDQQQFNSGSGRAGGGSLCSAVSLNTVATGAGRTRRISDEKNQNDCIVASCSPPRIVANIPQDATISQVCDSKFEFKTRQKFDKRNSTNSGDYPVSIAADRRERDSYNGAMTTTTTTTTKGFARSGSGTQRDRFSPQISIKDVAAMFESRSQNQS is encoded by the exons ATGATGAGTAACACCAGTAAGCACTACCAGTTCGGAGCAGGATCCGCCAGTACATCTCAGTCGGAATCTGCCAGTGCCACTACCGCCGGTATAATCATCAAAATGTCCGAAAAACAGCGCACCGTCAGCGATAGTGAGTCAGAGATTAACTACGACATGTTCAACAGCAGCGTCACGACGTCGGAATATGGAGGCTCGGTTATGAACACTTCGCAGATTTCCAACGCATCCTCCGATTCAACGCACATCAAGAGTGCCAATCTGACGCGGTCGCAGAATTTAGGCGGA TCCTGTCGCTTCCCGAAGCTAGAAGAATGTGCCCACTTCCACTACGAGCGTGTTCAGCTGGGTAAACTGACGGTTCGTTTGGTAACGGACGAGCGAAACGATTCCCAGCTGGGACCGCAGAGTGGCCAAAGCTCCCTCCTGGCTAGTACCGATCTCAGTAGCTCCCAAACGACGGCGGTGGTTAGAAATATCTGGTTCATCATCCGAATAACGGCCGGTCGGTCGGATTCTTTCATGATCAAGCGTTCGTTCGAGAATATGCGCTTTCTGGACGAGATGCTGCACCGGTGCGTGTACGATCGGAGGGTTAGTGAGCTGGAGAATCTAAAGGAGATGGATGTTTCGGAAAAACCGGATGAAGAGTTGGAAGCGTTGGTGGGGGCCTATCTGAATCGGTTGTCGGTTATCGCCTCGGATGCTATGACTTGTGGACCCGTACTAACATGGTTGCAGATCGACAACAAAGGACGCAGACTTCCGGTGGCAGATGAGCAAACAATGAAGTGTATCAACACGCCGGCAGTGGGAGCTGCTTACGGAGTTAGGCGATATGTGGCGCAGGCATGTGACGAGATTTCTATCGAGGTGGGAGACATGATTTCGGTGATTGATATGCCAAGCCCAGCCGAATCAATTTGGTGGCGTGGCAAGAAAAGTCATCTGCAGAAAAACCAATACGAAGTTGGATTCTTTCCACAGAGCTGCGTAGCCACGATTGGCGATAAGGTTCCTCGCCATATGCCGTTTCCAGCTCCGCTGGTTGGTTCCCTGGCTGTGTCACCAACGAAGCCAGTGCTCAGAAAACATGGTAAACTGATAGCTTTCTTTCGAAGTTTCATACTGTCAAGACCTTCCAGGCGTCGGCTGAAGCAAAGCGGAATTTATAAAGAGCGAGTGTTCTCGTGCGATCTAGGCGAACACTTGCTTAACAGTGGCCAAGACATTCCAATGGTTCTGAAATGTTGCGCGGAGTTCATCGAAGAGTATGGTATAGTGGACGGAATTTATCGTCTGTCCGGAATCACCTCCAACATACAGAAGCTGAGACGTGCCTTCGATGAGGAGCGAATTCCAGACTTAACGCATCCAGAGATTAAACAAGACATTCATGCCGTGAGTTCCTTACTGAAGATGTACTTTCGCGAGCTGCCAAATCCTTTGTGTACCTACCAGCTGTACGACCACTTTGTAGACGCTATTCAAACCCGACCGGATGCGTCCACCGATCTCAAGCTGCGATTGATCCGTCAAACCGTTCAGAAATTGCCGCCACCCCACTATCGGACACTGAAATATTTGGCGACACATTTGTACAAAATTTCTCGCCATTCGGCTAACACGGGAATGACGGAACGTAACATTGCCATCGTTTGGGCTCCGAATCTACTGCGATCGCCGGCTTTGGAAACTGGTGGAGTAGCTGCGCTTCGCGGAGTCGGCGTACAGGCGGTTGTCACGGAATATTTGATCAGTAACTGTGAGCAGATCTTCGACGATAATGCGGATGATTTCGGCAGCCATTACGTGGAGTCGCAACCGAATTCGCTTAGCGACTCTAATAGTATTCAAAATCATGGTGGCCTGGAACAGGATCTGTCGCTTTCGATGGAAAGACCAAAGAGTTTAAGTGTAGGAGGAGCCAAATTGTTGAGCCTTGAGGAGGCTCGCATTCGGAAGAATTGTATGGAAAACAGCGAAAAGACGATCCCCATCAATATCACAAATCCTTCAACGCACATTGGATCGTACATCGAGGTCGGTGGTGGTCCATCCAGTTTGCCGGATAAGTACCACACGGTGTTGCCGGTGCCAAG CTGGAATAAACGGAAATCTCATTCGTCTTGGAAGTCTATATTCACCAGGCAGCCGCGGCAATCGAACAGCAATCAGGACATCAAGGAGTACAGTAACGCATCAACACCAACGTCGAAGAATCCGCCCGTGATCATCGCCAACGGAAGAACACCGGATGAGGAACGTATGAAACCGGACCAGAATGGCTGCATCAAAGAGAGCAACAGCGGGCTACTGCAGGATAAGATGACTAAGA GTGTTGATCTCTATGACGGGAAATCCCTCACAATCGAGTCCTGTGCACGATCAAGTTCGGTAGACAGTTTGCGAACAGCCGGCCACAGTCGTTCAGTTTCGCACGATTCGTACTTTGATTTGCTGCAGTCACCATTGCGGGGAGGTGCCGTTACCTGTCCCAGTCGGGAACTATCCGAACTTGGACTAAACTTCGATCGGGAGGAACCAGAAATGCGTATCTTTTCCGAGAGCGAGAGTTTAGTTAGCAGCCCAAAGGTGGCCAAGGAG CAGTCTGTAAGGAGAACACTTCGGGCACGCCCGGAGGAATACACTAGCGGAGGAAACAGTGTGAATCCAAGCCCCAAGAAGCAGCCTCGTTTGAACATTCAGAGTCCCACGGAGACCAGCAAACAGCAACAGTGGATGGTTGCCTCGGCAAATACGGACGAAAGCCTCTGCAAACGGTACAAATTGGAAGACCAGCTCAGTGATATCCAGTACATTGACTGCAATACTCCGGAGCACAATGTTTCCAGCGCGGGATCTTCACTGAACAACAATACTATTTTTACCAGTGCACAGGTTCATCGGTCTCCATTGCCGGAGGATTCAGACGGTGAGAACGAACCAGTCGGCATGAGGAACTCCTATCCAGGGCCTCAGTATAGCTACGTGAAATACGACTCGCCGATTAAGGAAACCCGGTTCAGCTATCCGGGATCTAGTGCCAAAAACAGGGGACCTTCGACTAAGGATGCACAGGCGATGAACGTTGACGAGCAACAGCACCaagaacaacagcagcagcagcagcatcagcaacaCGCAGTGCAAAAGAACGGATCGTCGCTTTACGAAAG TTTTATTCTGTGCAGCCAGGCCGCCAAGCCGCCCCAATATCCGGGCCGTTACAGCTACTATCAAGCGAACAGTGGCAGCGGAAGTACCAGCGGCGACAACGGTACGATCGGTTCAAACTCCGGCGAGGGTAGTAGGGCTTGTGACGACTTGCAGGTAGTTCCCCGCAGTTGCTCCGAGAATGTACTGCGGAAAAGCGACACTCAGAAGAGCAAACTCAGTGTGATGACGCCCCAATCGCCGATTCAGAGTCCGTGCTATTCACTGCTGCTCGGATCGACGAGCTCCGACAACAGTAGCAATCTAAATACTCCTATATACGATATGGACATTTCGCGAGTTCTagggcagcagcaacagcagctccTATCACAGTCATTAGACAAAACCAAAGACGAAACGGAAACGAGAGATATCAAGGCACTCAAACGGGAGCTTTCGCTAGATCTAAGCGAAGCGGGAATCAAACTGAGCGGTGGAAACCATTTGTCGGCAAAGAAAACCTCCTCCCCCAACACCCCATCGAACTTCGCCTCGGACAATACAAATACGAACACAACGACGACCACTACTAGTCAGTCGATGACTCCGAGCGAATTTTGCTACCAAAATCTGAATCCGGATCTTTCACCGGGCGAGCTGGTCACATTCGCTCCGAAGATGGCGCCAAATAAACCGGGAACACCGATCAAAGCCACAATCAACATCACTTACAACGTGCGTTCCCCGATCCGGAAAGAACAGGAAGACAGTATTTTCCGCTCGCCAGCCTATTCAACTGGCTCGGCCACTCCGACTTCACCAAAAAATGTACCGCAATCTAAGGTTGTCGAAGATTTGCCCGACGAAGACGAATACCAACGGGAACGACGAAGTATCTATGAAAATGTTTTGGTCACTCCGCTGGATTCGCCTTCACAGCAGGCCGGAAAAGAGGCAGCTGCGGCTAAACGTTTACTAGAAACCAATTTCGATGAAACAATGGTTTACGAACAGGTGAAATTCTATAAAAATGCAGTCTCCGAGGTGAACCATTTGTTGGGTGAACAAGAAGGGGATACGAAAGAACCCTGTGACGTTGAGACGTCTTCCAGATTGGTGGATTTGTCCATCAATGAGGAAGAGGTAAAAGTACCTGAGCAAGACGAGTTTGAAGAAAAGTcgaaagttaagctaaaaatcaaagaagacgaagacgaagaaGAGGAGGAGGAGGACGACGAAGAAAATACTGACGGTATAAACAATAACAAGCAAGACGCTATTTCTAGACTCGGGACGGATTCGTCCCATTCCGAGATGAAGGAGAAAATAGATTTCATTCTGACGAGCAAGAGTGAAGAAGAAAGTGACGATGTGCCGATGTCCGATGTGAACGAAGATAGTCTTGAGTTTGACAACACTGACGTCTCCTTGTACGAGAACGTCGAACTGAGGAAAAAGCCTTTTGCACCAGTTTACGAAAACATGCGGCCAGGGCCGGTAACCCCTACTTGCTCGACACTCAAGTCTACAACCGACGACGAGTTCTCTTCGCTCTGTGCAGATCGCAGCGATATGGACAACGAAATGGAGTACCGAATAGAAATTCCTCCCAAAATCGAACTCAAGCCGTCAACCAACAATGTCAACGTTAAGCAGCTAGCAATCAAGTTCGAAACTAGTCCGGTGGATGCAAATCCACCATTCGATTTTCAGCAGCAATCTCGCTTGAACAACAATCGGGGAAACGCCGGACCGGTGGTAACGATCCGAAACAAGTCCGCAAAAGACTACCAAAACCTAACGAACATAACCCGTAGTCTGGACGAAAATGCTTTCATTCGCGAATTCGGCAGTGCTCGTAAGCTGGAAAGCTTCAACAAAAGCATCCAGCAGATTCCCGAGATCGATAACATATTAAACGAGAACAACCCGAACCGGCGCAAATCGCTGGACTTTACCAGACCAAAGAGCCTCAACCCGCCGAAAAAGCTGCCCTCGCTGGTCGGCGAAGGAATTGAAAACGTGAACGACGGAAGTGGCGCTGGTGCTACTTCCCCGCACGACTGCTgccgacagcagcagcaacagcaatcgCAGAAATGTTCACCACCGTCTGATTTGAAGCTGGATCTTTCCACCAAGATAGAGGACACCAAAGAAGCGCGAGCGTACAACGTGCGCATCACACCGACCACCGAAAACCGGATCTCTCTGGTCCAGTATAACTACGATAATCGGCTCAACCGACGAGATTCCCAACAACTGCTCCAACAGGATGAAGATCGTAACAGTATAACCAGTCTCTCCAGTTTGAAAATGCTCGGTAGCTGCAAGCTGGATCGCAGCCGAATAgagaaaataaaagaagaacGTCGCCATCAGTTGAGCGAAAAGTATCGGTCCGAGTCTTTCAAAGGGGAGCGTATTTCCGCCGACTACGGTCGGCTGAAATCGAAATCCAAGTCGGAACTGCGAGATTTCAACGGTGATTGTGATACAACGGTCGACTCTAGTAAAAAGTATGACTCGTTACGTTTTCGTTCGAAATCCCGCGTCGAACTGTCCGACCAGCAACAGTTCAACAGCGGTAGCGGTCGTGCTGGAGGCGGCAGTCTATGTTCTGCCGTTTCGCTCAACACAGTTGCCACCGGTGCTGGTCGAACGCGACGGATAAGCGATGAGAAAAATCAAAACGATTGTATCGTAGCATCCTGCAGTCCGCCGCGAATCGTTGCAAACATTCCACAGGATGCCACCATTTCGCAGGTGTGTGATAGCAAGTTCGAGTTCAAGACGCGGCAAAAGTTTGATAAGCGGAATAGCACCAACAGTGGCGACTATCCGGTCTCGATTGCTGCCGATCGCCGGGAGCGGGACAGTTACAACGGTGcaatgacgacaacgacgacgacgacgacgaagggcTTTGCCAGGAGCGGCTCCGGAACACA GCGGGATCGTTTTTCACCACAGATTTCAATCAAAGATGTAGCAGCGATGTTCGAGTCACGGTCACAAAACCAGtcgtaa